Proteins from a genomic interval of Bradyrhizobium sp. CCGB01:
- the chrA gene encoding chromate efflux transporter, translating into MDTRNVQAGADAGHGISFGEAFRVWLRVACLSFGGPAGQIAVMHRILVEEKNWISEGRFLHALNYCMLLPGPEAQQLATYVGWLMHRTAGGLMAGGLFILPGIIAIMGLSYIYAAYGNVSFVEALFFGLKAAVLAIVVEAVVRVGKRALKNRIMIALAAIAFVAIFFFAVPFPIIIIAAGVIGYVGAKQGRPEFAPAGHGHGGNGAVLDSMLGEAVPEHVRPNTARAIRVGAVWLALWLVPVIALLLILGQASVFSQIALFFSKMALVTFGGAYAVLAYVAQQAVEHYHWLKPHEMLDGLGMAETTPGPLIMVLQFVGFMAAFRDPGGLSPMLAATLGGLLATWVTFTPCFLWIFVGAPYIERLRGNTGLAGALSAITAAVVGVILNLSIWFALHTLFRETVPVHAFPLNFDRPVLTSVDVPALVLSIAAAAAIFRFKLGMLTVLAGSCAAGVVLRMAGVI; encoded by the coding sequence ATGGATACCCGTAACGTTCAAGCAGGAGCTGATGCCGGTCACGGCATCAGCTTCGGTGAAGCATTTCGCGTCTGGCTCCGCGTCGCCTGCTTAAGCTTTGGCGGGCCCGCGGGCCAGATCGCGGTGATGCACCGCATCCTGGTCGAGGAGAAAAACTGGATCTCGGAAGGCCGTTTCCTGCATGCGCTGAACTATTGCATGCTGCTGCCCGGGCCGGAGGCGCAGCAGCTCGCGACCTATGTGGGCTGGCTGATGCATCGCACCGCCGGCGGGCTGATGGCGGGCGGGCTCTTCATCCTGCCCGGCATCATCGCCATCATGGGCCTCAGCTACATCTATGCCGCCTACGGCAATGTCAGCTTCGTCGAGGCGCTGTTCTTCGGCCTGAAGGCCGCCGTGCTCGCCATCGTCGTCGAGGCCGTGGTGCGCGTCGGCAAGCGCGCGCTGAAGAACCGCATCATGATCGCGCTCGCGGCCATCGCCTTCGTCGCGATCTTCTTCTTCGCGGTTCCCTTCCCCATCATCATCATCGCCGCCGGCGTGATCGGATATGTCGGCGCCAAACAGGGCCGTCCGGAATTCGCCCCGGCCGGTCATGGCCATGGCGGCAACGGCGCCGTGCTCGATAGCATGCTCGGCGAAGCCGTGCCCGAGCACGTGCGTCCCAACACCGCGCGCGCGATCCGCGTCGGTGCGGTGTGGCTTGCGCTCTGGCTCGTGCCGGTGATCGCGCTGCTTTTGATCCTCGGGCAGGCCAGCGTGTTCAGCCAGATCGCGCTGTTCTTCTCGAAGATGGCGCTGGTCACTTTCGGCGGTGCTTATGCCGTGCTGGCCTATGTCGCGCAGCAGGCGGTCGAGCATTATCACTGGCTGAAGCCGCACGAGATGCTCGACGGGCTCGGGATGGCCGAGACCACGCCTGGCCCGCTGATCATGGTGCTGCAGTTCGTTGGCTTCATGGCGGCCTTCCGCGATCCGGGCGGGCTATCGCCGATGCTCGCGGCGACGCTCGGCGGATTGCTCGCGACCTGGGTCACGTTCACGCCCTGCTTCCTCTGGATCTTCGTCGGCGCTCCCTATATCGAGCGCCTGCGCGGCAATACCGGGCTCGCCGGCGCACTCAGTGCGATCACGGCCGCGGTCGTCGGCGTGATCCTCAACCTCTCGATCTGGTTCGCGCTGCATACGCTGTTCCGCGAAACCGTGCCGGTGCATGCCTTCCCGCTGAACTTCGACAGGCCGGTGCTGACGAGCGTCGATGTGCCGGCGCTGGTGCTGTCGATCGCGGCTGCGGCTGCAATCTTCCGGTTCAAGCTGGGGATGTTGACGGTCCTCGCCGGCAGCTGCGCCGCCGGCGTGGTGTTGCGAATGGCGGGAGTGATTTAA
- a CDS encoding chromate resistance protein ChrB domain-containing protein has product MSTFTTISSDKLARLIGTANAPALIDVRTEEDFAADRRLIPGSIKLSHETVAEWGGEFAGRSAIVSCLRGAKLAQGTAAWLRQLGAEAETLEDGFEGWKAAKLPLLDTSKLPPRDAKGRTVWVTRARPKVDRIACPWLIRRFVDPNAVFLYVAPSEVVAVGERFNAAPFDIENVFWSHRGELCTFDVMIEEFGIATPPLLRLATLVRGADTARPDLAPEAPGLLAASLGLSRMYDDDLEQLEAGMLLYDAFYRWCRDATTETHNWPTNKVKA; this is encoded by the coding sequence ATGTCAACGTTCACGACCATATCATCTGACAAATTGGCACGGCTGATCGGCACGGCGAACGCGCCTGCCCTGATCGATGTGCGGACTGAAGAGGATTTTGCCGCCGACCGGCGGCTGATCCCCGGCTCGATCAAGCTCAGCCACGAGACCGTTGCGGAATGGGGCGGTGAATTTGCCGGCCGCTCCGCCATCGTCTCCTGCTTGCGCGGCGCCAAGCTCGCGCAGGGCACGGCCGCCTGGCTCAGGCAGCTCGGCGCTGAGGCGGAAACCCTGGAAGACGGCTTCGAGGGCTGGAAGGCCGCAAAGCTACCGTTGCTCGACACAAGCAAGCTGCCGCCGCGCGACGCGAAGGGGCGCACCGTCTGGGTGACCCGGGCACGGCCCAAGGTCGACCGTATCGCCTGCCCCTGGCTGATCCGCCGCTTCGTCGACCCCAATGCGGTGTTCCTGTATGTGGCACCGTCCGAGGTGGTCGCCGTCGGCGAGCGCTTCAATGCCGCCCCTTTCGACATCGAGAACGTGTTCTGGAGCCACCGCGGCGAGCTCTGCACGTTCGACGTCATGATCGAGGAGTTCGGCATCGCGACGCCGCCGCTGCTGCGGCTTGCCACGCTGGTGCGCGGCGCCGACACCGCGCGGCCTGATCTGGCACCGGAGGCGCCCGGCCTGCTCGCGGCCTCGCTCGGGCTGTCGCGGATGTATGACGACGACCTCGAACAGCTCGAGGCCGGCATGCTGCTCTATGACGCCTTCTACCGCTGGTGCCGTGACGCCACCACCGAGACCCACAACTGGCCGACCAACAAGGTGAAGGCGTAA
- the dmeF gene encoding CDF family Co(II)/Ni(II) efflux transporter DmeF, producing MHSHSIEQWTHDHAFLGEKHDENERRTWLVVVLTLVMMVGEIVAGSLFGSMALLADGWHMGTHAAALGIAAFAYRFARRHLGNSHFTFGTGKFGDLAAFSSAIILGLIAVEIAYESVLRLITPVPIVYGEAIAVAALGLCVNLASAWLLRGSHDHHHHGHDHVHAHDEHDDHDHGHDHHGQHHHHHDNNLRAAYVHVMADAATSVLAIAALVVAMYSGWVWADPAVGLIGSVVIASWAFGLIKTSGAVLLDVRADEKLERVIRARMEVGDDRVTDLHLWQVGPGHCAVLLSVVSDTPQQPAVYKRRLAGLKGLSHVTVEVEACPH from the coding sequence ATGCATTCCCACTCCATTGAACAGTGGACCCATGACCATGCCTTCCTCGGCGAGAAGCACGACGAGAACGAGCGGCGTACCTGGCTCGTGGTCGTCCTGACGCTGGTGATGATGGTCGGTGAAATCGTCGCCGGCTCGCTGTTCGGCTCGATGGCGCTGCTTGCCGACGGCTGGCACATGGGCACGCATGCGGCGGCGCTGGGGATTGCCGCCTTTGCCTACCGCTTCGCGCGCCGGCATCTGGGGAATTCGCATTTCACTTTCGGCACGGGCAAGTTCGGCGATCTCGCCGCCTTCTCCAGCGCGATCATCTTGGGATTGATCGCGGTCGAGATCGCCTATGAGAGCGTGCTGCGGCTGATTACCCCGGTGCCGATCGTCTATGGCGAGGCGATCGCGGTCGCCGCCCTCGGCCTCTGCGTCAACCTTGCCAGCGCCTGGCTGCTGCGCGGCAGCCATGATCACCATCATCACGGCCACGACCATGTCCACGCCCATGACGAGCACGATGATCATGATCACGGCCACGATCATCACGGTCAACACCACCATCATCACGACAACAATCTTCGTGCTGCCTACGTCCACGTCATGGCGGATGCGGCGACCTCGGTGCTGGCGATCGCAGCGCTGGTCGTCGCGATGTATTCGGGATGGGTCTGGGCGGATCCAGCCGTCGGCCTGATCGGCAGCGTCGTGATCGCGAGCTGGGCCTTCGGCCTGATCAAGACATCCGGCGCGGTGCTCCTCGACGTACGCGCGGACGAGAAGCTGGAGCGGGTCATCCGCGCGCGCATGGAGGTCGGCGACGACCGCGTGACCGATCTGCATCTCTGGCAGGTCGGCCCCGGCCATTGCGCCGTACTGCTCTCTGTGGTGTCGGACACGCCGCAGCAGCCGGCCGTCTACAAGCGGCGGCTCGCCGGCCTGAAGGGGCTCAGCCACGTCACGGTCGAGGTCGAGGCCTGCCCGCATTGA
- a CDS encoding GMC family oxidoreductase: MYDVIVVGGGSAGAAVAARLSEDPARRVLLLEAGLDWRADEAPWEVMTPNPIPIIHKREYQEKWQWPDLLTRRVAGQEPRFYWRGKGLGGSSMMNGQIAIRGVADAFDEWAANGCAGWSAKEVMPLFSVIEDDLEFGDVEGHGRGGPLPVYRAPPEKWGPIDRGLRDAALASGYPWCADVNGPDGEGVACYPINSRDSRRITTNEGYLEPARGRANLEIRGHALVDRVLISDGRATGLRVHIEGQGTHEISARQIVLCAGAIHSPAILLRSGIGPADELKAMGIAVERDLPVGRHFFDHPLFRATIQLQENLRPTDPDTRHTNCCVTYSSGLADGGKRDMILIAFNHRGIGVPGAIGAGLFNAYSRGTLKLASTDPAIDPIVEENMLADPRDMLRMMDAVKRLAVITSQPALSGIADWIRLTDTDLTLPQAAALPDHELDALLRRETGDIQHAAGSCRMTGVNDPDGVVNPDGTVKGISGLRVADASIMPSDCRANTHFTTVVIGEAIARMMMR, encoded by the coding sequence ATGTACGATGTCATTGTTGTCGGCGGCGGCTCCGCCGGCGCCGCTGTTGCGGCACGGCTTTCGGAAGATCCCGCGCGGCGGGTGTTGCTGCTCGAAGCGGGTCTGGACTGGCGCGCTGATGAAGCGCCCTGGGAGGTGATGACGCCGAACCCGATCCCGATCATCCACAAGCGCGAGTACCAGGAGAAATGGCAGTGGCCTGATCTCCTGACGCGCCGGGTGGCCGGGCAGGAGCCGCGCTTTTATTGGCGCGGCAAGGGGCTCGGCGGCTCATCGATGATGAACGGCCAGATCGCGATCCGCGGCGTCGCCGACGCGTTCGACGAATGGGCCGCCAATGGCTGCGCCGGCTGGTCGGCGAAAGAGGTGATGCCGCTGTTCTCGGTGATCGAGGACGATCTGGAATTCGGCGACGTCGAGGGGCATGGACGCGGCGGACCGTTGCCGGTCTATCGCGCGCCGCCGGAGAAATGGGGCCCGATCGATCGTGGCTTGCGCGATGCGGCACTGGCGAGCGGCTATCCCTGGTGCGCCGACGTCAACGGCCCGGATGGCGAGGGCGTCGCCTGCTATCCCATCAACAGCCGCGACAGCCGCCGCATCACGACCAATGAGGGCTATCTCGAGCCCGCGCGCGGTCGCGCCAATCTGGAAATCCGCGGGCACGCGCTGGTCGACCGGGTGCTGATCAGTGACGGCCGGGCGACCGGCCTTCGTGTTCACATCGAAGGCCAGGGCACCCACGAGATCAGCGCACGCCAGATCGTGCTCTGCGCGGGTGCCATCCACAGCCCCGCGATCCTGCTGCGCTCGGGCATTGGACCTGCGGATGAGCTGAAGGCGATGGGGATTGCGGTCGAGCGCGACCTGCCGGTCGGCCGCCACTTCTTCGACCACCCGCTGTTTCGCGCGACGATCCAGCTCCAGGAAAATCTGAGGCCGACCGATCCGGACACCCGCCACACCAATTGCTGCGTGACCTATTCCTCGGGCCTCGCCGATGGCGGCAAGCGCGACATGATCCTGATCGCGTTCAACCATCGCGGCATCGGCGTGCCCGGCGCGATCGGCGCAGGGCTGTTCAACGCCTATTCGCGCGGAACGCTCAAGCTCGCCTCGACCGATCCCGCGATCGATCCAATCGTCGAGGAGAACATGCTGGCCGATCCCCGCGACATGCTGCGCATGATGGATGCGGTGAAACGGCTGGCCGTGATCACCTCGCAGCCGGCGCTATCAGGCATCGCCGACTGGATCAGGCTCACCGACACCGACCTGACCCTGCCGCAGGCAGCCGCATTGCCGGATCACGAGCTCGATGCGCTGCTGCGCCGTGAGACCGGCGACATCCAGCATGCCGCCGGCAGTTGCCGCATGACTGGGGTCAACGACCCCGATGGCGTGGTCAATCCCGACGGCACGGTGAAAGGAATCTCCGGCCTGCGCGTCGCCGACGCCTCGATCATGCCGTCCGATTGCCGCGCCAACACCCACTTCACGACGGTGGTGATCGGCGAGGCGATCGCGCGGATGATGATGCGTTAA
- a CDS encoding adenylate/guanylate cyclase domain-containing protein: MQLTSRLALMNWLTGQGLTGLPENELLRGFCERCRAEGLELSRGLVVIDTLHPIYEGRGFRWSDRASNESDMFEYGSTAEGDAAKSWRQSVFFHMLEHGHDEMVIDLADAPSMDFSQIGELAEKGHKHYLAFVHRFGENGALGLMDCLYSCWTTRRDSGFSEPELEDLRDLVPVLGLAIKSAQQVDIARTLGRVYLGRDASAQVLRGRISRGVTERINAVLWYSDLRGSTGISESIGPDEIIPFLNDYAQAVIDAIHDAGGDVLKLIGDGVLAMFWGEDMSDARRAALRAEHVFRKNVAALNKRREADGRPTTSAYIGLHVGEVFYGNIGSEDRLDFTVVGPTVNEVSRIASMSRSVDRELLASSEFYKGLDAAGRRYLVSTGRYALRGIGRAQDLYTLDPEVDASEPVSYERYLAG, translated from the coding sequence ATGCAATTGACCTCCCGCCTCGCGCTGATGAACTGGCTGACCGGCCAGGGGCTCACGGGCCTGCCCGAAAACGAACTGCTCCGCGGCTTCTGCGAGCGCTGCCGCGCCGAGGGGCTGGAACTCTCGCGCGGGCTCGTCGTCATCGACACGCTCCATCCGATCTATGAGGGCCGCGGCTTCCGCTGGAGCGACCGCGCCAGCAACGAGAGCGACATGTTCGAATACGGCTCGACCGCCGAGGGCGATGCCGCCAAGAGCTGGCGCCAGTCTGTGTTCTTCCACATGCTCGAGCACGGCCACGACGAGATGGTGATCGATCTCGCCGACGCGCCGTCGATGGATTTTTCCCAGATCGGCGAGCTCGCCGAGAAGGGCCACAAGCACTATCTCGCCTTCGTGCATCGCTTCGGCGAGAATGGCGCGCTCGGCCTGATGGACTGTCTCTATTCCTGCTGGACCACGCGCCGCGACAGCGGTTTCTCCGAACCCGAGCTCGAAGACCTGCGCGATCTCGTGCCGGTGCTGGGGCTCGCCATCAAGTCGGCGCAGCAGGTCGACATCGCGCGAACACTCGGCCGCGTCTATCTCGGCCGCGATGCCTCTGCGCAGGTGCTGCGCGGGCGCATCTCGCGCGGCGTCACCGAGCGTATCAACGCCGTGCTGTGGTATTCGGATTTGCGCGGCTCGACCGGGATCAGCGAGAGCATCGGCCCCGACGAGATCATCCCGTTCCTCAACGATTACGCGCAAGCCGTGATCGACGCGATCCACGATGCCGGCGGCGACGTGCTGAAGCTGATCGGCGATGGCGTGCTCGCGATGTTCTGGGGCGAGGACATGTCGGATGCGCGGCGCGCTGCGCTGCGCGCCGAGCATGTGTTCCGCAAGAACGTCGCCGCGCTGAACAAGCGGCGGGAGGCCGATGGCCGTCCCACCACGTCGGCCTATATCGGCCTGCATGTCGGCGAAGTCTTTTACGGCAACATCGGCAGCGAGGACCGGCTCGACTTCACCGTCGTCGGCCCGACCGTCAACGAGGTCAGCCGCATCGCCTCGATGAGCCGCTCGGTCGACCGCGAGCTGCTGGCATCGTCCGAGTTCTACAAGGGCCTGGATGCCGCCGGCCGCCGCTACCTCGTCTCCACCGGCCGCTACGCGCTGCGCGGCATCGGCCGTGCACAGGATCTGTACACGCTGGATCCGGAGGTCGATGCGAGCGAGCCGGTGAGCTACGAGCGGTATCTGGCGGGTTAG
- a CDS encoding MFS transporter, which produces MSQRQLPIILALGTTQTLAWASSYYLPALLADPMARDLGVSSNWIFGAFSASLVISAMLGPRIGRQIDLVGGRQVLSASNLTIAAGLVLLGFSHSVPVMAFAWLVLGIGMAMGLYDAAFAALSRIYGTEARRPITGITLMAGFASTVGWPLTAWGLSHIGWRETCFAWAAANILIGLPLNFFMLPAIKGAKQAAATAEKPHLPLDRTMVLLAFIFAAVWTVTGAMAVHFPRLLETMGATHVEAIAAGALIGPAQVAARILEAGFLSRFHPLWSTRLACVTHPLGAAVVAIFGAPAASAFALLYGSGNGILTIARGTLPLSIFGPKDFGYRLGIIGAPARMAQAVAPLAFGLLIDVMGAKVLIVSSALSLSALAALFLVRPERRPD; this is translated from the coding sequence ATGAGCCAGCGCCAGCTTCCGATCATCCTGGCGCTCGGCACCACGCAGACCCTGGCGTGGGCTTCCAGCTACTATCTGCCGGCGCTGCTCGCCGATCCCATGGCGCGCGACCTCGGCGTCTCCTCCAACTGGATCTTTGGCGCGTTCTCGGCCTCGCTGGTGATCTCGGCGATGCTCGGCCCGCGCATCGGGCGGCAGATCGATCTCGTGGGGGGCCGGCAGGTGCTGTCGGCCTCGAACCTGACGATCGCAGCCGGCCTCGTGCTGCTCGGCTTCTCCCACTCCGTTCCGGTGATGGCGTTCGCCTGGCTCGTGCTCGGCATCGGCATGGCGATGGGCCTCTATGACGCCGCCTTCGCCGCCCTCAGCCGCATCTACGGCACGGAGGCGCGCAGGCCCATCACCGGCATCACGCTGATGGCCGGATTTGCCTCGACCGTGGGCTGGCCCCTCACCGCCTGGGGGCTGTCGCATATCGGCTGGCGCGAGACCTGCTTTGCCTGGGCGGCCGCCAACATCCTGATCGGCCTGCCCCTCAACTTCTTCATGCTGCCGGCGATCAAGGGCGCCAAGCAGGCCGCGGCGACGGCGGAAAAGCCGCATTTGCCGCTCGACCGCACCATGGTGCTGCTCGCCTTCATCTTCGCGGCGGTCTGGACCGTCACCGGCGCCATGGCCGTGCATTTTCCGCGCCTGCTGGAGACGATGGGCGCGACGCATGTCGAGGCGATTGCGGCCGGCGCGCTGATCGGACCGGCGCAGGTGGCCGCGCGCATTCTCGAAGCGGGCTTTCTGAGCCGCTTCCATCCGCTGTGGTCGACGCGCCTTGCCTGCGTCACCCATCCGCTCGGCGCGGCCGTCGTCGCCATCTTCGGCGCTCCCGCCGCAAGCGCATTTGCACTGCTCTACGGTTCGGGCAACGGCATCCTGACGATCGCACGCGGCACGCTGCCGCTGTCGATCTTCGGCCCGAAGGATTTCGGCTACCGCCTCGGCATCATCGGCGCGCCGGCACGAATGGCGCAGGCCGTGGCGCCGCTGGCCTTCGGCCTGCTCATCGACGTCATGGGGGCCAAGGTGCTGATCGTCTCGTCCGCGCTCAGCCTGTCGGCGCTGGCGGCGCTGTTCCTGGTCCGCCCGGAACGGCGGCCGGATTGA
- a CDS encoding N-acyl homoserine lactonase family protein: MMPRMTKITLALAVAALALSGQAALAQSEKTGVEKLYVLNCGEGTAGDISRWTPGLNEGKTMDFVDSCYLIKHSKGWFLWDTGIADAVAAMPSGLVPADPKAVTWRRPKTLAAQLEQLGLKPDDVKAMAVSHTHPDHTGNVELFPQAMLYVQKAEYDWPGANNEPRFKPSHPVELLAGDKDVFGDGSVTILSTPGHTPGHQSLLVKLPKTGAVVLSGDAVHFKDNWDNRRVPSMNANKDQSAASMQKIADTLAKEKGQLWINHDKAQRDSQKMAPEFYE, translated from the coding sequence ATGATGCCCAGGATGACGAAGATCACGTTGGCTCTCGCCGTCGCCGCGCTCGCTCTGTCCGGACAGGCTGCGCTGGCGCAGTCGGAAAAGACCGGCGTCGAAAAGCTCTACGTCCTCAATTGCGGGGAAGGCACCGCCGGAGACATCTCGCGATGGACGCCCGGCCTGAACGAGGGCAAGACGATGGACTTCGTCGACAGCTGCTATCTCATCAAGCACAGCAAGGGCTGGTTCCTGTGGGACACCGGCATCGCCGATGCAGTCGCGGCGATGCCTAGCGGCCTTGTGCCCGCCGATCCTAAGGCCGTCACCTGGCGCCGGCCGAAGACGCTTGCCGCCCAGCTCGAGCAGCTGGGCCTCAAGCCTGACGACGTCAAGGCGATGGCGGTCTCGCACACGCATCCCGACCATACCGGCAATGTCGAGCTGTTCCCGCAGGCCATGCTCTACGTGCAGAAGGCCGAATATGACTGGCCCGGCGCCAACAACGAGCCGCGCTTTAAGCCCTCGCATCCCGTCGAACTGCTGGCGGGCGACAAGGACGTGTTCGGCGACGGCAGCGTGACCATCCTGTCGACGCCCGGCCATACGCCGGGACACCAGTCGCTGCTGGTGAAACTGCCGAAGACCGGCGCGGTGGTACTGTCGGGCGACGCCGTCCACTTCAAGGACAATTGGGACAACCGCCGTGTGCCCAGCATGAACGCCAACAAGGATCAAAGCGCGGCCTCGATGCAGAAGATCGCCGATACGCTCGCCAAGGAAAAAGGCCAGCTCTGGATCAACCACGACAAGGCGCAGCGCGACAGCCAGAAGATGGCGCCGGAGTTTTACGAGTAA
- a CDS encoding DMT family transporter — translation MGEWLGVAIALASSTLGGTAAAITRYLVGGADPIMLAILRWGIGFLCLLPCALLLGVRWPQRSDWPAVALLGICFFGLFFILYNIAVSYTTAARASLALATLPLHTMVVGAILGVEQLTVRKITGVGIAVLGVAAALAAGLAQSPPGAWRGELIMTGAVFCMAFYNVLSRPLMRRSSALGFLTVGMGAGAAVLVLAGVAKGSFAALDRFTTGQWIAGIYLGIGGGALAFILWVMALARATPTRVANTMTVNPIAAALLAALLIGEPITPNLLVGLVAVFAGIWIATSEAKPA, via the coding sequence GTGGGGGAGTGGCTCGGGGTCGCGATCGCGCTGGCATCGAGCACCCTCGGCGGCACCGCGGCGGCGATCACCCGGTATCTCGTCGGCGGTGCGGATCCGATCATGCTCGCGATCCTGCGCTGGGGGATCGGCTTTCTCTGCCTGCTGCCATGTGCGCTTCTACTCGGCGTGCGCTGGCCGCAGCGGTCCGACTGGCCGGCCGTGGCGCTGCTCGGCATCTGCTTCTTCGGCCTGTTCTTCATCCTGTACAACATCGCGGTGTCCTACACGACCGCGGCGCGGGCCAGCCTCGCGCTTGCGACGCTGCCGCTGCACACCATGGTGGTCGGCGCGATCCTTGGCGTCGAGCAGCTGACGGTGCGCAAGATCACCGGCGTCGGCATCGCCGTGCTCGGCGTGGCGGCGGCGCTGGCCGCGGGCCTCGCCCAGAGTCCGCCCGGCGCCTGGCGCGGCGAACTGATCATGACCGGTGCCGTGTTCTGCATGGCGTTCTACAACGTGCTGTCGCGCCCGCTGATGCGGCGCTCCAGCGCCTTGGGCTTTCTCACCGTCGGCATGGGCGCGGGCGCCGCCGTGCTGGTGCTGGCGGGAGTCGCGAAGGGGAGCTTTGCGGCGCTCGATCGCTTTACGACCGGGCAGTGGATTGCCGGCATCTATCTCGGCATCGGCGGTGGTGCGCTCGCCTTCATCCTGTGGGTCATGGCGCTGGCGCGGGCGACGCCGACGCGGGTCGCCAACACGATGACGGTCAATCCAATCGCGGCTGCCTTGTTGGCGGCGCTGCTGATCGGCGAGCCGATCACGCCCAATCTGCTTGTTGGGCTGGTTGCTGTGTTCGCCGGCATCTGGATCGCGACCAGCGAAGCGAAGCCGGCCTAG
- a CDS encoding MFS transporter — protein MSNPPRLPDTFNRLAWSNLAAQSAEQIALAAAPIVAVLTLGVAEGQTGLLQTALTLPFVLFAIPAGLLADRISRRSLMAGAEALRAVALAAIVLLLTLGALNLPLLALLGFAAVCGTVVYSVAAPALVPSLVSAELLPSANARIELARTIAFASGPALGGALVGWWGASPAFGFAAALSAIAVVLLSGIYEPARAPVPRRHPFQDIREGAAFVFHHPLLRPVFITQFIFNTGWFLQIAVFVPYAVRHLGLTAAGVGTVLTMYGIGMVIGALLATRVMKRIAFGTVVGLGPVTGFVAAVVMALTVLIPSPWLAALSFFLLGVGPILWVISTTTLRQSVTPPRLLGRVSAINIMSYGARPLGSALGAIVGGLWSAEACLYLAAAVFGVQALVIWLSPAVALDRQPAMVGDEVPARC, from the coding sequence ATGTCAAATCCCCCGCGCCTCCCCGACACTTTCAACCGCCTCGCCTGGTCCAACCTCGCAGCCCAGTCGGCCGAGCAGATCGCGCTGGCCGCGGCCCCCATCGTCGCGGTGCTCACGCTGGGCGTTGCGGAAGGCCAGACCGGCCTGCTCCAGACCGCGCTGACCTTGCCCTTCGTCCTGTTCGCCATTCCGGCCGGCCTGCTCGCCGACCGCATCTCGCGCCGCTCGCTGATGGCGGGTGCCGAAGCGCTGCGGGCGGTCGCGCTGGCGGCCATCGTGCTGCTTCTCACGCTCGGCGCACTCAATCTGCCGCTGCTGGCGCTGCTCGGTTTCGCGGCGGTGTGCGGCACCGTCGTCTACAGCGTGGCGGCGCCGGCCCTGGTGCCCTCGCTGGTGAGCGCGGAGCTGTTGCCGTCGGCCAATGCCCGCATCGAGCTCGCCCGCACCATCGCCTTTGCCAGCGGGCCTGCGCTTGGCGGCGCGCTGGTGGGCTGGTGGGGCGCAAGCCCGGCCTTCGGCTTTGCCGCGGCGCTTTCGGCCATCGCCGTCGTGCTGCTCTCCGGCATCTACGAGCCCGCGCGCGCACCGGTGCCTCGGCGCCATCCGTTCCAGGACATCCGCGAGGGCGCAGCCTTCGTGTTCCATCATCCCCTGCTGCGGCCGGTGTTCATCACCCAGTTCATCTTCAACACCGGATGGTTCCTGCAGATCGCGGTGTTCGTACCGTACGCCGTGCGCCATCTCGGCCTCACCGCCGCCGGTGTCGGCACCGTGCTGACGATGTACGGAATCGGCATGGTGATCGGCGCGCTGCTCGCCACCCGCGTGATGAAGCGCATCGCGTTCGGCACCGTGGTCGGCCTCGGCCCGGTCACCGGCTTCGTCGCCGCGGTGGTGATGGCGCTGACGGTGCTGATCCCCTCGCCCTGGCTCGCGGCCCTCAGCTTCTTCCTGCTCGGCGTCGGGCCCATCCTCTGGGTGATCTCGACCACGACCCTGCGCCAGTCCGTGACGCCGCCGCGCCTGCTCGGACGCGTCTCCGCCATCAACATCATGAGCTACGGTGCCCGACCGCTCGGCTCGGCGCTGGGCGCGATCGTCGGCGGCCTCTGGAGTGCGGAGGCGTGCCTGTATCTCGCAGCCGCCGTGTTCGGCGTGCAGGCGCTGGTGATCTGGCTGTCGCCGGCCGTGGCACTGGATCGGCAACCGGCCATGGTGGGGGACGAAGTGCCGGCGCGGTGTTAG